Proteins encoded together in one Triticum dicoccoides isolate Atlit2015 ecotype Zavitan chromosome 7B, WEW_v2.0, whole genome shotgun sequence window:
- the LOC119340992 gene encoding transcription factor MYB93-like, with protein MGRPPSSDENGLKKGPWTTEEDEKLMIYIQKHGHGSWRALPQLAGLNRCGKSCRLRWTNYLKPDIKRGKFSQEEEQTILQLHTILGNKWSAIAKHLPGRTDNEIKNFWNTHLRKKLIKMGIDPMTHRPRTDFFAALPQLIALANLRQFINQQPWDDHTARLQAQTAQAANLQYVQSLLHSAASIAASPTTSSSLNSLTMDLEQINFLNPPQMLSPSALEGISGIDLAGHVSQSQMPSVTFDHTIGNINPGSHNNVESSEQHCDEGENSSKKRLFLSENSLPPLTDMAASNICNTISTSNCDGVSSPFPSWSEILLDEELLSEFA; from the exons ATGGGGAGGCCACCTTCTAGCGATGAGAATGGCCTCAAGAAGGGCCCCTGGACTACCGAGGAAGACGAGAAGCTCATGATCTACATCCAGAAGCATGGCCATGGAAGCTGGAGAGCCCTGCCTCAACTTGCTG GCCTGAACAGGTGTGGTAAGAGCTGCAGGCTAAGATGGACCAACTACCTGAAGCCAGACATCAAGAGAGGGAAGTTCTCCCAGGAGGAAGAGCAAACCATCCTCCAGCTACACACCATCCTTGGCAACAA GTGGTCGGCTATTGCGAAGCATCTCCCTGGACGGACAGACAACGAGATCAAGAACTTCTGGAACACCCACCTCAGGAAGAAGCTcatcaagatgggcatcgatccgaTGACCCACCGTCCGAGAACAGACTTCTTTGCTGCTCTCCCACAGCTCATTGCACTCGCCAACCTTCGTCAGTTCATCAATCAGCAACCATGGGATGACCACACTGCCCGGCTGCAAGCTCAGACAGCACAGGCTGCCAACCTCCAGTACGTGCAGTCACTACTTCACTCTGCAGCCTCCATTGCCGCCAGCCCCACTACCAGCAGCAGCCTCAACAGTCTCACCATGGACCTGGAGCAGATCAACTTCCTGAACCCTCCGCAGATGCTTTCTCCAAGTGCACTTGAGGGTATTAGTGGCATAGACTTAGCCGGGCACGTGTCTCAGAGCCAAATGCCTAGCGTTACCTTTGACCACACAATTGGCAACATCAACCCGGGTTCACATAACAATGTTGAAAGCAGTGAACAACACTGCGATGAGGGAGAGAACAGCAGCAAGAAAAGGCTGTTTCTCTCTGAAAACTCCCTTCCACCCCTCACTGACATGGCAGCTTCCAACATTTGTAATACCATCAGCACCTCAAACTGCGACGGCGTCAGTAGTCCGTTTCCCAGCTGGTCGGAAATCCTCCTTGATGAAGAGCTGCTGAGCGAGTTTGCATGA